A stretch of the Bacillus sp. FJAT-18017 genome encodes the following:
- the yycF gene encoding response regulator YycF, whose amino-acid sequence MDKKILVVDDEKPIADILQFNLKKEGYTVYCAYDGNEAIEMVEEFQPDLILLDIMLPLRDGMEVCREVRKKHEMPIIMLTAKDSEIDKVLGLELGADDYVTKPFSTRELIARVKANLRRHQLPIGQAAEGATNEIEIGSLTIHPDAYVVSKRGETIELTHREFELLHYLAKHIGQVMTREHLLQTVWGYDYYGDVRTVDVTVRRLREKIEDNPSHPAWIVTRRGVGYYLRNPDQE is encoded by the coding sequence ATGGATAAGAAAATTTTGGTTGTAGATGATGAAAAACCAATTGCTGATATACTTCAATTTAATTTAAAAAAAGAGGGCTATACCGTTTATTGTGCGTATGATGGCAACGAAGCCATCGAAATGGTGGAAGAATTCCAGCCTGACCTAATCCTTCTTGACATTATGCTTCCGCTTCGTGATGGGATGGAGGTTTGCAGGGAAGTCAGGAAAAAACACGAAATGCCAATTATCATGCTGACGGCAAAAGATTCGGAAATTGATAAAGTCCTTGGACTTGAACTTGGGGCGGATGATTACGTCACAAAGCCGTTCAGTACTCGAGAACTAATTGCCAGAGTTAAGGCGAATTTGAGGCGTCACCAACTTCCTATAGGACAGGCAGCTGAAGGAGCTACAAACGAAATTGAAATTGGATCTTTAACTATCCACCCGGATGCGTATGTCGTTTCTAAACGGGGGGAAACTATCGAATTGACACACCGTGAGTTTGAACTTCTCCATTATCTTGCCAAGCATATTGGACAAGTCATGACTAGGGAACATCTTCTGCAAACTGTTTGGGGATATGATTATTATGGTGATGTCCGAACAGTGGATGTGACTGTAAGGAGGCTTAGGGAGAAGATCGAGGATAACCCTAGCCACCCTGCCTGGATTGTGACGAGAAGAGGAGTAGGCTATTACTTGCGAAATCCAGATCAGGAGTAA